One window from the genome of Marinobacter sp. LV10R510-11A encodes:
- a CDS encoding HD-GYP domain-containing protein codes for MSELVRIAPGALTIGRPLPWEVLDADGNVLLCQGYVIQTNSQLEQLFERGLFKPRVIEAPLEDDGALGDEVGCNPFARYPDYLHALEKALAAIAAGEPEARKHLQDLAHALEQACIQAPDSSLALIHLYSVGPTIHEQIIFYAILCQLIARQFGLDEKRIPILTEAALSANLALVPIADKLNAFNKILSSEQRNVIRKHPQRSIRALNAVGIDSDLLFTIIAQHHEQADGSGYPNGLSGADIRPEAEILALAERYVAMITKRAYRKRMNVTAARKLIANLADGNFRPALPKALLQVLGEYPPGTLVRLENNEVGVVTGRPVRARGPFVRVVFDSSGKSEASHRERDTSALDFNVQAIEEPDIMPSMNFSQIWGFPGQPQIG; via the coding sequence TTGAGTGAACTCGTTCGAATAGCCCCCGGCGCATTAACCATTGGCCGCCCGCTGCCATGGGAGGTGTTAGACGCCGACGGCAACGTGTTGCTGTGCCAGGGCTATGTGATACAGACAAATTCACAGCTCGAACAACTGTTTGAGCGCGGCCTTTTCAAACCACGGGTTATTGAGGCACCGCTGGAAGACGACGGGGCACTTGGTGATGAAGTGGGCTGCAACCCGTTTGCCCGTTACCCGGACTATCTTCACGCACTTGAAAAAGCTCTGGCCGCGATCGCCGCTGGCGAGCCAGAAGCTCGCAAGCATTTGCAGGATCTGGCTCACGCTCTGGAGCAGGCTTGCATACAGGCGCCGGATTCCAGCTTAGCGCTCATACACCTGTACTCCGTCGGACCGACCATCCACGAACAGATCATTTTTTACGCCATTCTCTGCCAGCTTATCGCCCGACAATTCGGGCTCGATGAGAAGCGTATCCCGATACTGACAGAAGCCGCACTGAGTGCAAATCTCGCCCTGGTGCCAATCGCCGACAAGCTTAACGCCTTCAACAAAATACTCAGCAGTGAGCAGAGAAACGTTATTCGCAAGCACCCACAACGGAGCATTCGCGCTCTGAACGCGGTGGGTATTGATAGCGACCTGTTGTTTACCATCATTGCGCAGCACCATGAGCAGGCAGACGGCAGCGGTTACCCGAATGGCCTGAGCGGTGCGGACATTCGGCCCGAGGCGGAAATCCTGGCGCTGGCCGAGCGCTACGTCGCCATGATCACAAAACGCGCTTATCGCAAGCGGATGAACGTAACAGCCGCGCGCAAACTGATAGCCAACCTGGCAGACGGAAACTTCCGGCCAGCCCTTCCCAAAGCCTTGCTCCAAGTTCTGGGCGAATACCCGCCAGGAACCTTGGTGCGGCTAGAAAACAACGAAGTTGGCGTAGTAACAGGCAGGCCAGTGCGGGCTCGCGGGCCTTTTGTGCGGGTTGTGTTCGATTCTTCGGGCAAAAGCGAGGCCTCCCACCGAGAGCGCGACACCAGCGCGCTGGACTTCAATGTCCAGGCAATAGAAGAGCCCGACATTATGCCATCCATGAACTTCAGCCAAATCTGGGGCTTCCCGGGCCAGCCCCAGATCGGGTGA
- the fghA gene encoding S-formylglutathione hydrolase encodes MELLSTNVSFDGEHRRYRHTSATLECTMEFAVYLPPAAVGPEPKTVPALWWLSGLTCNDQNFMQKAGAQKKAAELGMAIICPDTSPRGINLPGEDDSYDFGSGAGFYINATQQPWAPHYRMYDYVVKELPQLVENELPLTDKRSVSGHSMGGHGALICALRNPGRYASVSAFAPVAHPTKCPWGEKAFSGYLGDNTASWEEWDATLLIPQASERLPLLIDQGTADDFLESQLNPEALVEACDKHSHPINLRMRDGYDHSYFFIASFIEDHLNHHAKALGLS; translated from the coding sequence ATGGAACTCTTATCCACCAACGTTAGTTTTGACGGGGAGCATCGCCGCTATCGCCATACGTCTGCCACTCTAGAGTGCACGATGGAATTTGCCGTGTACCTGCCCCCGGCCGCGGTGGGGCCAGAACCGAAAACAGTGCCCGCCCTGTGGTGGCTGTCGGGGCTGACCTGTAATGACCAGAATTTCATGCAGAAGGCGGGTGCTCAGAAAAAGGCAGCGGAGCTGGGTATGGCAATTATTTGCCCGGATACCAGCCCTCGCGGCATTAACCTGCCGGGGGAAGATGACAGCTACGATTTCGGAAGTGGAGCAGGATTTTATATCAACGCCACGCAGCAGCCTTGGGCGCCCCACTATCGGATGTACGACTATGTGGTGAAGGAGTTGCCGCAGTTGGTTGAAAACGAGCTGCCGCTAACCGACAAGCGTAGTGTCAGCGGGCACTCTATGGGTGGTCATGGCGCACTGATCTGCGCACTCCGCAATCCAGGTCGCTATGCGTCGGTTTCTGCATTTGCCCCCGTCGCCCACCCCACCAAATGCCCTTGGGGCGAGAAGGCGTTCAGCGGTTACCTTGGTGACAACACGGCGAGCTGGGAAGAGTGGGATGCCACATTGCTTATCCCACAAGCCAGTGAGCGATTGCCCCTACTAATAGACCAGGGCACGGCGGATGATTTCCTTGAAAGCCAGCTCAATCCTGAAGCGTTGGTAGAGGCTTGCGATAAACACAGCCACCCCATTAATCTGCGTATGCGCGATGGGTACGATCACAGCTACTTCTTTATCGCTTCGTTTATTGAAGACCACCTAAACCACCATGCCAAGGCTTTGGGCCTGAGCTGA
- a CDS encoding CBS domain-containing protein, whose translation MLPVVDADRRLLGFVSEQDCIHALLVSGYHCEGDPIVDDVMFREPLSISPGTAIVDLAQKLGSGKPKVYPVVEHGKLIGIVTRAAVLAELARIGCGIKLSKRRGADD comes from the coding sequence GTGCTGCCGGTGGTTGATGCGGATCGGCGTTTGCTGGGCTTTGTTTCTGAACAGGATTGCATCCACGCACTGTTGGTGAGCGGTTATCACTGTGAGGGAGACCCTATTGTTGACGATGTCATGTTCCGTGAGCCTTTGTCGATTTCACCTGGCACAGCGATTGTTGATCTTGCCCAGAAGCTCGGTTCTGGCAAACCGAAAGTGTACCCTGTAGTGGAACACGGAAAACTCATTGGCATAGTTACGCGCGCTGCTGTGCTAGCGGAGCTGGCTCGCATTGGTTGCGGGATTAAGCTTTCTAAGCGCAGGGGCGCCGACGACTGA
- a CDS encoding alanine/glycine:cation symporter family protein, which translates to MEAIENILGQINSLVWGPPMLVLILGVGLFLSLGLKLMPMLKLGAGIRLMWSGRSATGAESDGEIPPFQALMTALAATVGTGNIAGVATAVFLGGPGALFWMWLTALVGMATKYSEAVLAVRFREVDERGAHVGGPMYYIRNGLGKKWAWLGVLFAIFAAIAGFGIGNTVQANSVADVMEATFGLPHWISGIILMVMVGLVLIGGIRRIGQVASALVPLMAVSYVITGLVVLALNVADIPAAFALIFEHAFSPIAAEGGFAGAAVWAAIRFGVARGVFSNEAGLGSAPIAHAAAQTKNPINQGLVAMLGTFIDTIIICTITGLVIITSGVWTSGESGAALTSMAFSKALPGVGDYVVAIALAVFAFTTLLGWSFYGERCVEFLFGVKAIVPYRVVWVLAIPLGATVNLGLIWLVADTLNAMMALPNLIALILLSPVVFKLTKEHFEREKAAGV; encoded by the coding sequence ATGGAAGCCATCGAAAACATTCTAGGGCAAATCAACAGTCTGGTCTGGGGCCCACCCATGCTGGTGCTAATTCTGGGTGTCGGCCTGTTTCTGAGCCTCGGCCTGAAACTGATGCCAATGCTCAAACTTGGCGCCGGCATACGCCTAATGTGGAGTGGCCGTAGCGCAACAGGTGCAGAATCGGATGGTGAAATTCCGCCATTCCAAGCGTTAATGACAGCGCTCGCGGCAACGGTGGGAACAGGTAACATCGCCGGTGTCGCGACCGCTGTTTTCCTCGGGGGCCCGGGCGCGTTGTTCTGGATGTGGCTAACCGCTCTGGTGGGCATGGCCACCAAGTACTCCGAAGCAGTACTCGCTGTACGCTTTCGCGAGGTAGATGAGCGCGGCGCCCACGTTGGCGGCCCCATGTATTATATTCGAAACGGTCTTGGCAAAAAATGGGCGTGGCTAGGTGTGTTGTTTGCCATTTTTGCCGCCATCGCAGGGTTTGGCATTGGCAACACCGTGCAAGCCAACTCGGTGGCAGACGTTATGGAAGCCACCTTTGGCCTGCCACACTGGATTTCCGGCATTATTCTGATGGTAATGGTAGGTTTGGTACTCATTGGCGGTATCCGCCGCATCGGTCAGGTAGCCAGCGCTCTGGTTCCTCTCATGGCTGTGTCGTATGTGATCACCGGCTTGGTTGTACTGGCACTGAACGTTGCTGATATCCCCGCCGCCTTTGCACTGATTTTCGAGCATGCCTTCAGCCCCATCGCCGCCGAAGGTGGCTTTGCCGGTGCTGCTGTTTGGGCCGCCATTCGGTTTGGTGTCGCCCGGGGTGTCTTTTCTAACGAGGCAGGCTTAGGTTCTGCCCCTATCGCCCATGCCGCCGCGCAAACCAAGAACCCGATCAATCAGGGCTTGGTGGCCATGCTGGGCACCTTTATCGACACCATCATTATTTGCACCATCACCGGTTTGGTTATCATCACTTCTGGTGTTTGGACATCCGGCGAATCTGGCGCCGCACTTACCTCCATGGCGTTTTCGAAGGCGCTGCCCGGGGTTGGTGATTATGTAGTGGCCATTGCTCTGGCGGTGTTTGCGTTCACTACCTTGCTGGGCTGGTCCTTCTACGGTGAACGCTGTGTCGAGTTTCTGTTCGGTGTGAAAGCCATCGTGCCTTATCGTGTGGTTTGGGTTCTCGCCATTCCTCTTGGCGCAACGGTAAATCTGGGCCTAATCTGGCTGGTGGCCGACACGTTGAACGCCATGATGGCACTGCCCAACCTGATCGCTCTTATCCTCCTCAGCCCAGTGGTATTCAAGCTGACCAAAGAGCACTTTGAACGGGAAAAGGCGGCGGGGGTGTGA
- a CDS encoding peroxiredoxin, producing MSLRLGDTAPDFEQDSSEGKISFHEWLGNGWGVLFSHPADFTPVCTTELGLTAKLKDEFAQRNVKAIALSVDPVDSHHEWIKDINETQGCAVNFPIIADHDGKVAELYDMIHPNADSTLTVRSLFVIDPNKKVRLIITYPASTGRNFNEVIRVIDSLQLTDNHKVATPGNWERGGDVVIVPSLQDEDEIKKRFPKGYKAVKSYLRMTPDPTANWSGD from the coding sequence ATGAGCTTACGTTTAGGGGATACCGCACCGGATTTCGAACAGGATTCCAGTGAAGGCAAAATTTCGTTCCACGAATGGCTAGGTAATGGCTGGGGCGTGCTGTTCTCTCACCCTGCAGACTTTACTCCAGTGTGCACAACGGAACTTGGCCTAACTGCGAAGCTTAAAGACGAGTTTGCACAGCGCAACGTAAAAGCCATCGCACTGAGCGTTGATCCCGTTGATTCCCACCACGAGTGGATCAAAGACATCAACGAAACCCAAGGCTGCGCAGTGAACTTCCCGATCATCGCCGACCACGATGGCAAGGTGGCTGAGCTGTACGACATGATTCACCCCAACGCCGACAGCACGCTTACCGTGCGCTCGCTGTTTGTGATTGATCCGAACAAAAAAGTTCGCCTAATCATCACATACCCAGCCAGCACCGGCCGTAACTTCAACGAAGTTATTCGGGTGATTGATTCCCTGCAGCTGACCGACAACCACAAAGTCGCCACCCCGGGCAACTGGGAGCGCGGCGGAGATGTCGTTATTGTGCCGTCACTTCAGGATGAAGACGAAATCAAGAAGCGTTTCCCGAAAGGCTATAAGGCGGTGAAATCCTACTTGCGGATGACACCGGACCCCACGGCTAACTGGAGCGGTGATTAA
- a CDS encoding MetQ/NlpA family ABC transporter substrate-binding protein, with protein sequence MKFKTALVALAAASFFSAAVSAEKLSVAATPVPHAELLEFVKPKLAEQGVELDVKVFTDYIQPNVQVDQKRMDANFFQHQPYLDEFNDGRGTSLVTVAGIHVEPFGAYSNKIDSLDDLKKGDVVAIPNDPTNGGRALLLLQKAGLIMLKEGSKITATPRDIADNPKDLDFKELEAATLPRILDQVDVALINTNYALEAGLNPTEDALIIEGSDSPYVNILVARPDNKDSEAMQKLAKALKSDEVREFIKENYKGAVVPAF encoded by the coding sequence ATGAAGTTTAAAACAGCCTTGGTAGCCCTAGCTGCCGCATCCTTTTTTTCTGCTGCGGTATCCGCCGAAAAGCTGTCTGTAGCCGCAACGCCTGTACCCCATGCCGAGCTGCTGGAATTTGTGAAGCCGAAGCTGGCTGAACAGGGCGTGGAGTTGGATGTGAAGGTGTTTACCGACTATATCCAGCCGAACGTTCAAGTCGACCAGAAACGTATGGACGCCAACTTCTTCCAGCACCAGCCGTACCTGGACGAGTTCAATGACGGCCGTGGCACCAGCCTAGTCACCGTTGCCGGCATTCACGTTGAGCCATTTGGCGCCTATTCCAACAAGATCGACTCTCTGGATGATCTGAAAAAGGGCGACGTTGTCGCTATTCCAAACGACCCCACCAACGGTGGCCGGGCCTTGTTGCTCCTGCAAAAAGCCGGGCTGATCATGTTGAAGGAAGGCAGCAAGATCACCGCAACCCCGCGCGACATTGCTGACAACCCCAAAGATCTCGACTTCAAAGAGCTGGAGGCGGCAACACTGCCCCGGATTCTTGATCAGGTGGATGTAGCGCTGATCAACACCAACTACGCGTTGGAAGCAGGCCTGAACCCGACGGAAGATGCTCTGATCATCGAAGGCTCCGACTCTCCGTACGTGAATATTCTAGTGGCGCGCCCTGATAACAAAGACAGCGAAGCTATGCAAAAGCTGGCGAAAGCGTTGAAATCTGACGAAGTTCGCGAGTTCATCAAGGAAAACTATAAAGGTGCTGTTGTTCCGGCATTCTGA
- a CDS encoding methionine ABC transporter permease, giving the protein MEALLSNVDWPEIGIASWDTLIMVGMSLLFSVLAGLPIGVLLFLTGKRQLLEQPVAYAVLSFVVNVLRSVPFIILLIVMIPFTVMLIGTSLGVAGAIPPLVAGGAPFFARLVETSLREVDRGIIEATQAMGASVRQIVFGALLPEALPGIIAGITVTAITLVSYAAMSGVIGGGGLGDLAIRFGYQRFQTDVMVITVALLVIFVQVLQMIGDRLVLHFSRK; this is encoded by the coding sequence ATGGAAGCCTTACTGAGTAATGTGGACTGGCCAGAGATTGGCATAGCGAGCTGGGATACCCTGATAATGGTCGGCATGTCGCTGCTGTTCAGTGTGCTGGCTGGCCTGCCGATAGGCGTGTTGCTGTTTTTGACGGGTAAACGCCAGCTGCTGGAGCAGCCGGTCGCCTATGCAGTGCTGTCGTTTGTGGTGAACGTATTACGCTCCGTGCCGTTTATTATCCTGCTGATTGTGATGATACCGTTTACCGTGATGCTTATTGGTACGTCTCTCGGCGTGGCGGGTGCTATCCCGCCGCTGGTTGCAGGCGGTGCGCCGTTCTTTGCCCGGCTGGTGGAAACATCCCTGCGGGAGGTCGACCGGGGTATCATCGAAGCAACGCAAGCCATGGGAGCCAGCGTGCGGCAGATCGTTTTCGGTGCCTTGCTGCCAGAAGCGCTTCCGGGCATTATCGCGGGTATTACGGTAACCGCGATTACGCTGGTGTCTTATGCCGCCATGTCTGGCGTTATCGGTGGTGGCGGCTTAGGTGACTTGGCGATTCGTTTTGGTTACCAGCGTTTTCAGACCGATGTAATGGTGATTACCGTGGCCTTGCTGGTGATTTTCGTGCAGGTGCTGCAGATGATTGGTGATCGATTGGTTCTGCATTTCAGCCGGAAGTAA
- a CDS encoding methionine ABC transporter ATP-binding protein has translation MIVFNQVQKSYQVGGRAIPALHPTDMTIETGEVFGIVGHSGAGKSTLVRLINLLEPATDGDILVDNENITQYSAAELRAFRRKVGMIFQHFNLLSSKTAADNIAFPMKLAGIYSKAEIRDRVQELLARVSLMDQADKYPSQLSGGQKQRVGIARALACRPTILLCDEATSALDPQTTQSVLRLLAEINKELGLTIVLITHEMDVVRRVCDRVAVMDGGRVVEMGLVSDVFLHPQHPTTREFVFESENVDSQSRQEDLQKAKGRILRLTFKGESTYQPLLGSVARASGVDFSILSGRIDHIKDTPYGQLTLSLVGGDLAVAMGALEAADVHVEVLR, from the coding sequence GTGATTGTATTTAACCAGGTACAGAAGTCGTATCAGGTGGGCGGCCGGGCGATCCCCGCGCTCCACCCTACTGATATGACCATTGAAACCGGCGAGGTGTTCGGCATTGTTGGGCATTCCGGGGCCGGGAAATCTACCCTGGTGCGCCTGATCAACCTGCTGGAGCCAGCCACTGACGGCGATATTCTGGTTGATAACGAGAATATCACCCAGTACAGCGCCGCAGAGCTGCGAGCCTTCCGTCGTAAAGTCGGCATGATTTTCCAGCACTTTAACCTGCTGTCCTCCAAAACGGCCGCAGACAACATTGCCTTCCCGATGAAGCTTGCGGGCATTTATTCCAAAGCGGAAATTCGGGATCGTGTGCAGGAATTACTGGCCCGCGTTAGCCTTATGGATCAGGCCGATAAATACCCTTCTCAGTTATCCGGTGGCCAAAAGCAGCGAGTTGGTATTGCCCGCGCACTGGCCTGCAGGCCCACGATTCTTCTGTGTGATGAAGCCACTAGCGCACTGGATCCGCAAACCACCCAGTCTGTGCTCCGCTTGCTGGCGGAGATTAATAAAGAGCTGGGCCTCACCATTGTACTCATCACCCACGAGATGGACGTGGTACGCCGTGTGTGTGACCGGGTTGCCGTGATGGACGGTGGCCGTGTGGTGGAAATGGGGTTGGTTAGCGACGTATTCCTGCACCCACAGCACCCCACCACCCGGGAATTCGTGTTTGAAAGCGAGAATGTTGATAGCCAAAGTCGGCAAGAAGATCTGCAAAAGGCCAAAGGCCGTATTTTGCGCCTGACGTTCAAGGGTGAATCCACCTATCAGCCGCTGTTGGGCAGCGTAGCTCGCGCCTCCGGCGTAGATTTCAGCATCCTCTCTGGCCGCATTGATCACATCAAGGATACGCCCTACGGCCAGCTGACGCTGTCTTTGGTAGGCGGCGATCTAGCGGTGGCTATGGGCGCACTAGAAGCGGCCGATGTTCACGTGGAGGTGTTGCGCTGA
- a CDS encoding amidase: MKQSEYLRYDATALADLIRRGEVTSREVCEAAVERASSVNGSLNAICFPQFSEALAQRFPEQGVFAGVPLLLKDLAQEQADRPCTYGSRGFRNNIAPQDSEFVRRARAGGLVFLGRTATPEFGLKAVTESELWGASRNPWNTKLTPGGSSGGSGAAAAAGIVPMAGANDGGGSIRIPAAYNGLFGLKPSRGRVSSGPLMGETWTGASSDHVVTRTVRDSAAMLDVLSGPASGDPFIIPAPGAAYADLMQKSPGSLKIGVFTASPYDTEVAPECVAAVEETARILENLGHKVEYARPEFDGMALASCYLGLYFGEVSAMMAKAKEQLGASDSDFELDTRLMGMLGNTMPLSDYVLRRQQWNEFARALGAFFSGYDLYLCPTTGQLPARIGELETPGHLKLAAKLMLTLKAGKMLHRSGQVDQMAMESLARTPFTQLANLTGTPAMSVPMHWTAEGLPVGVQLGAPHGGEDVLLQLAAQLEEAAPWFGYYERLENAFPAAGL; encoded by the coding sequence ATGAAGCAATCTGAGTATCTTCGTTACGACGCCACCGCGCTGGCGGATTTAATACGCCGTGGCGAAGTAACCTCCAGAGAAGTATGCGAGGCCGCAGTGGAACGGGCAAGCTCTGTGAACGGCTCCCTCAATGCCATCTGCTTTCCCCAGTTTTCCGAAGCTCTGGCGCAGCGTTTTCCTGAGCAAGGGGTGTTCGCCGGTGTCCCATTGTTGCTCAAAGATCTCGCGCAGGAGCAGGCGGACCGGCCGTGCACCTACGGTAGCCGCGGTTTTAGAAATAACATTGCGCCACAAGATTCAGAGTTTGTGCGTCGGGCCCGTGCGGGTGGGTTGGTGTTTTTAGGGCGAACCGCAACGCCGGAATTCGGCCTTAAGGCAGTTACCGAATCCGAGTTGTGGGGGGCTTCCCGCAACCCTTGGAACACCAAACTCACTCCCGGGGGCTCAAGTGGCGGCTCTGGCGCCGCAGCCGCAGCGGGCATTGTGCCTATGGCCGGCGCCAACGATGGCGGTGGCTCGATTCGCATACCTGCAGCCTACAACGGGCTGTTTGGGCTCAAGCCATCTCGCGGGCGCGTCTCCAGCGGCCCCTTGATGGGCGAAACCTGGACTGGCGCGTCTTCGGACCACGTGGTTACCCGCACCGTACGCGACAGTGCTGCCATGCTAGATGTGCTCAGTGGCCCTGCCTCTGGCGATCCATTTATTATTCCCGCCCCCGGTGCCGCCTATGCTGATTTAATGCAAAAGTCGCCCGGCAGCCTAAAAATTGGCGTGTTCACCGCGTCCCCTTACGACACAGAGGTGGCTCCCGAATGCGTTGCAGCCGTTGAGGAAACGGCGCGGATTCTGGAAAACCTGGGGCACAAGGTTGAGTATGCCCGGCCGGAATTCGATGGCATGGCGCTGGCAAGTTGCTACCTTGGGCTTTATTTTGGTGAAGTGTCCGCCATGATGGCGAAAGCCAAAGAGCAGCTTGGTGCATCTGATAGTGATTTTGAGTTGGATACCCGGCTGATGGGTATGTTGGGTAATACCATGCCACTGTCCGACTACGTGCTTCGGCGCCAGCAGTGGAATGAATTCGCCCGGGCTCTGGGTGCATTTTTTAGTGGATACGATCTTTACCTCTGCCCCACAACCGGCCAGTTGCCGGCCCGTATCGGTGAGCTGGAGACCCCGGGGCACCTGAAACTGGCGGCAAAACTGATGCTGACACTTAAAGCCGGGAAAATGCTGCACCGCAGTGGCCAGGTGGATCAGATGGCTATGGAGAGCCTTGCCCGCACGCCGTTCACTCAGCTTGCCAACCTCACGGGAACGCCGGCCATGTCTGTGCCCATGCACTGGACGGCCGAGGGGCTGCCCGTAGGCGTGCAACTAGGCGCACCCCATGGTGGTGAAGATGTGTTGTTGCAACTGGCGGCCCAGCTTGAAGAGGCTGCGCCCTGGTTTGGCTATTACGAGCGGCTTGAAAATGCTTTTCCCGCTGCAGGCTTGTGA
- a CDS encoding transglycosylase SLT domain-containing protein: MNSRFASLRQLALIFILTTLAQAPVLAEEDQAGGEGADTTGWTAIVRSSPYWVSQGVYTNILTIRRWVLKESGYCSSTDRHILFDMRGQFLGWISNGDDSAETQKRLNDTRQSLHKKGLTEEWVAGDANTKGYPFALACDQPHVNLDLAVGRYLGARTKDRVWGAWDDLSFATRDQPGSLHDALMYIVQRRSEQNRFKLPAVLPNYLAGQILIESGGQARAHSRADAKGILQLSPSALKDCQIKPQNYWHRLAQIDCALRLMHQNARNLQPVFDERFGHLPESKRDALFLLLLVQAYHGGAGRVQALLDDEILAKPADYFASNHERFTAGDIAFGMVFHNLGRDRLGLASLYYVADVQLATEALCRTAKLESTEFCAGKQP, encoded by the coding sequence ATGAACTCAAGATTTGCAAGCTTACGTCAGCTTGCCCTGATTTTCATCCTGACAACATTGGCGCAAGCACCTGTGCTCGCTGAAGAGGATCAGGCTGGGGGTGAAGGTGCTGACACCACCGGTTGGACTGCCATTGTGAGGAGCTCTCCTTACTGGGTCAGCCAGGGCGTTTACACGAACATTCTCACCATCCGTCGCTGGGTTCTGAAGGAATCCGGTTATTGCTCAAGCACCGACCGCCACATTCTGTTCGACATGCGCGGGCAGTTCTTGGGCTGGATCAGCAACGGCGACGACAGTGCAGAAACCCAAAAGCGCCTAAACGATACTCGCCAGTCGCTACACAAAAAAGGACTCACCGAGGAGTGGGTTGCCGGTGATGCAAACACCAAGGGCTATCCGTTCGCCTTGGCCTGTGACCAACCCCATGTAAACCTAGACCTTGCTGTTGGCCGCTATCTGGGCGCCCGTACCAAAGATCGTGTATGGGGTGCCTGGGACGACCTCTCTTTCGCAACCCGTGACCAGCCTGGCTCTCTGCACGATGCACTGATGTATATCGTGCAGCGCCGCAGCGAGCAAAACCGCTTTAAACTACCCGCCGTTTTGCCTAACTATCTGGCCGGACAAATTTTGATTGAAAGCGGCGGACAGGCACGAGCGCACTCACGAGCAGATGCCAAGGGCATTCTCCAGCTTTCACCCTCTGCTCTGAAAGATTGCCAAATCAAGCCACAAAACTATTGGCACCGGCTGGCGCAGATCGATTGCGCGTTACGCCTAATGCACCAGAATGCCCGCAACCTGCAGCCGGTCTTTGACGAGAGATTTGGCCACTTGCCAGAAAGCAAACGCGACGCGCTATTCTTACTCTTGCTGGTTCAGGCATACCACGGGGGCGCTGGCCGCGTTCAGGCGCTTTTGGATGACGAGATACTGGCTAAGCCAGCAGACTATTTTGCATCGAATCACGAGCGGTTTACCGCGGGCGACATCGCCTTTGGCATGGTGTTTCATAATTTAGGCCGAGACAGGCTGGGGCTGGCCTCACTGTATTACGTTGCCGACGTGCAACTGGCAACCGAGGCACTGTGTCGAACGGCCAAGCTCGAATCCACGGAGTTCTGCGCAGGAAAGCAGCCCTGA